A segment of the Lolium perenne isolate Kyuss_39 chromosome 3, Kyuss_2.0, whole genome shotgun sequence genome:
TCTTGCGAAACAACTCCGGGATGTCATGGATTTGAACCCAGGCTTGGATTCTATTCAGAGGCACCGACGAGGCCTTGCAGCACCCATCGTATTTCTCAATCAGTAGGCCATGATCTCGGAAAATCCAAGGCCCCTGCTCCGTGATTCGCTGCCAATCGCCCAGGCACTGGGCTTGCACCAAGAACCTGTTATCTTCCTCCAAATCGCGGAAAGTCACTTCCTGCGCAGGAGCCCACGCAAATTCCATCGTCTTCTTCAATGAAGCCGCACTAAAGGTTTTGGACGACAGGAGGCGCATCACCGCCATCCACTTCGTGCCTTCCTTGAGTGCTTCCACCTCCTCCTTTGCAACAGAGATCCCTCCAATGTCTGCTCCAGACAACTTCAGACTTCGCAGCAGTTCTTCTAGCGAGGCAGACGCCCCCAGCCCCCCAGATGCACCACTGCCCTCACCCGATTCCCGAGTCGCCGCCATGTCCCGGATCGCTCCAACCCTAGATCGGGAACCACCAAGGCCGGGTAGTTGGACCAGCCAACCCCTTGATCAGCCCGAGCGATCCACCGAACGGAAGGGGAAGAGGAGATCGGAGCACGCGGGAGAGACGTCTTCTCGCCGGCGATCACCGATGATCACCGTGAGAGTAGGAAACCCTAGTCGCCTGTCGGTCGCCTAGGTACCCATCTTCTGTTTTAAGTGCGGGACTTCTGACTGAACCTGTACCCCTCTACCCTTAGCTAACATTGGGCACAAAGATCATGGGCCGTGGCTCAAAACAACTTGGGCCAATGGCCTCTACTGGTGGGCAGCAGGCCAGCAGCTTCAGCAGCAGCCTACGAAAAAACCATTGAAGAAATGAAGAAACTTCTAAGTTCTACTAACCCTCAAAAATTAATGAAGAAACTTCTTGCCTAGATTTTTCTTCCTCCAGTATTTCTTGTTTTATCTCCATAATGATTGTTTCCTTCGCTGCACGAAGCTGGTTGACGCCGCACCTTGGTCGTTGCGCCGAATGCAAGGGGCATGTCACCATTCACTGAAGCACGTACGCACCACCGTTGATCTGTTTAGGATGCTTCTTTTTTCATTTATCCACGGCGGCAATGAGAACTATAGTCTGGGGTACGCAGAAGACAAGTATTTCATTCAAGTAAAGCACATTTATCCAATCAATTATGAGGTTCAGTAGCAATAGACAAGACCTGTTCAGGTAAAGCACACTTGTATCCAATAAATTATGCGGTTCGGCAGCAATACAGACGGGGCATTATGCGTCCAGGCTACTCTCTCTATTCACAAGAATTAGTTACGgatcggaaaaatgaaaattgTGTTATGGAGGATGATCCATGACTGTCTTCCCACAGGCCAGCAGTTGGTTCACCGTCATATCCCTGCTGATGATCGGTGTGTGTTCTGCAGCCATCAAGAAAGGGTGGAGCATCTGTTCCTCCTTTGCCCGTTTGCACGAGCAGTCTGGACAGAGGTGAAGAAAGCTTACAGTGTTCATCTCCATCGTAAGGGActggtcaatgcaaagcaatggaTCTTCGACTTCTTGCAGCGAGAGTCCAAAACTAGTGCTACGGTACTCGCCAACGTGGTCTGGCATATTTGGGAGGCCCGCAATGACACAAGGAATAACGGCACGGTGGTCCTTCCATCCAGAGTTGCTGCAAAAGTGTTATCGTATGTGGACATGATTCTCACACACATGGGACAGCCGAAGGAAGCGTCCAAGGCTGCTTCATCACTCCGGTCTCGGTGGACTGCTCCGCCTGAGGGAGTTACCTGCATCAATGTCGATGCTGCCTTGTTTCCGGAGGAGCATCGGATGGGCTGCGGGGCGGTACTCAGGGATCATAATGGGACCTTCATTCTCTCTGTTAGTGAAGGCTTGGGTGGCATGCCTCTGGCGGAGATGGCCGAGGCTCTGGCAGTTAGACGGGCGCTAACCATTTCCAGAGCACATGGTGTCTCCAGGGCTATCCTCATCTCGGATTGCCTCTCACTTATACAGCGGATTGTCTCAAGACAATCTGATCGGTCTTATCTTGGTACGGTAATTGCTGATATCAGATCGTTAGCGTCGGATTTCGAATCCTGTACGTTTAAATTCGCTCGTCGTGAACTGAATGTAGTGGCACATAAATTGGCTCGATCTGCTGAGCCATTGGTTTGTAATATTTCAGTAGGTGTGATCCCGGATTATATCCGGGAGGAACTATGTAATGATGTTATTTGATCAATAAAGTGCCatattctctcaaaaaaaaaagaattagTTACGGATTAAAATGAATGATCCTACACAttaaaatatgtttatttttttcgAAAGACATTAAAATATGTTTAGATACATGCATATAGGAAAAGGCTAAAAAGTCTTACACTAGTGAAACGAGTGAGTATTATCTTTTCTTTTTGCGGGTGAGTGAGTATTATATATCTTTAACCCAGGTAAAAAAAAGTATTATCTTTAACACAAAGAACCATCTAAATTTGAGGTTTTTGCGTTGACTTGACCCTAGATGCTGCTAGGCAAGCGCACCGGAAAAGAACAAGCGTCAGAGTTGCTTCCCCAACTAATCTGCAGCGAATACTGCGTAGGTCATGAGTCATGACCAGAATTGCAGATTTGTTCCTTCTCTTGCCTAGGATCCCGTCCCCGTTTGGACTTCGGAGCTAGGGCGGCAATGCCATTATCATCATTATCTTCGCCCTTTGAATGAAGACCGATCCTTCCTTCCATTATCCGGCTTCCATCTCTTCATGAAACGAATCTATCAAACAGTTGTACCACCTGACATCTGCAACTCTGCTGGTACTGTACCGCTACGCACGAAAACCTTTTGGCACCGCGGAGCTGTGGATGACGCCGGGCTTCTGAAGCCTGAACTGAACCTTGAGTATTTGATCCTGAACGGCATGTCATTCGTCCTTGGATCTATTTATTGTTGCCTGCCTTGTCCAGGACAAGGACGTACCCTGCCCGTTGGAGCTGTCCACAGTGCCCAGCACCTCCACGAACAAAATTTCGAAAAACATGCACTGTACAAACTATTCTGGCATCGTCCTCCGCCGCACGCCATTCCGTTGTCGGCACATCCTCTCAATCTCACGAACACAGGAAGCTCGGCGAGATAATAAGAGAAaacgtaagagcatctccaccggcgcgccTCGTAGCGGGCTCGATAGCGATTTAGGGCCGGAAACGAAAATGGATTCACACCGGCGCGTCTCAAATAGCTTTGGCGCTTTtccgagcccaatagaagcgccgaCAACCCTGTGTTGGCCCCTTGGCCAAGGGCGCCAATCGGACGCGCCGGCGCCTTGCGAGGCggaaaattttgggcgtgggagccgcctgtcagccacacatcccaaaagtcgacgccagcggggagtggcgggaccgacgcgtcagcggcacattcaattttaacctaaccgtcgcgagGCGACGGGAGTTATTAGCGCGCAGCGGCGGTGCAGTTTACGCAGACGCGCAACGAaccgtcccgtcgcgcctagctcttcgtgccggcgttaatgagtgtCACCTCTCCCCCACCTCCCTCTGGCCTATAAAAAGGGCGCTCTCGCAtcgtctctcccacacaaaccctagcgtctctctccccaaccctagccgccaccatctgaaGGGACGACGCCAtgtgtcgtggtcgtggccgcggtagAACTGCACACTCGCCGTCGCTTGcgatgtcgttgtcttcatcgtcgGACCTACAGAAGGTGGAGCGGCAAGTGATGTTCgagctcgtcgtcgtcctcaagggtgacccactcggcatccagaggctgccggacaagttcgccgacttCATCACCGGGGACGAGCCGGCCTCTCTGCATCTACGGGAGGCTGCCCGCGGCTGCTGCCGGTGGATTGTGGACCTGATccgcgacgcgcgcggcaagatgtacctccacgtcGGCTTCGTGCTCAcgttctcctactttggcgagggggatatgagcgtcaaggtgttcgacgagttGCGCTGCCACCGGCACTACCACGACGATAGCACCGAGGAGGACGatgactgagtgttgtttcttcacaGCGAAAATATGCACACATGtttttggatgttcttcctcgaaagaaccaacagggCTACCGTCACCAGCTGAAATtttcagtttgggtgactgggagtGCCTGAGAGTGTTTTTTCTTGGCAGCAAACACACGAAACCTGCGatgccaacactagttaggtttcattattttgcaatgttttatatttgtgccaaccatggttcaaactacgtattagtttgtgaaaaccatgttccaaattatatcttcttgtaaaccatgttcccaattatgtattagtttgtggaatgtttCTTCTCTTTATTCGAATTTCTATGCTTTTATTTGAGATTTAATTTAAATcatctatcggggccgccggtttgggggcgccggtgtggaaagagcaccccaaatagaggatgcagtgccgACGTCTCCCATACAGAAGTGTCGGCGCCACTGCCGACAACTATTTGAGaggtgccggtggagatgctctaaccacgCTTGCGAGTTTTCTTGTTTGATCTGACACTTGTTGGAACTAGGAAATCAGgccaaccttttttgcgctccaaCAGTGATGTAGACTATCGCCGTAAAGCACATGCACACCACTCAATCGAAGATCAAATTCGGGGTTTACGTTGTTTATTCTCTTATTAAGCGTACATGTGCATCGCGAAACGTGGTACTAGCGGCGCATTCTCCCCCGCACCGCTCTCAAGAGTGAACAGCAGCCTTGAGAGTCACCAATCAGGGCACGGCTCCTCTCCCtcccctctccggcggcctcgctgtCCGGAGTTACAGAGGCAGAAGAGGCCGGTAT
Coding sequences within it:
- the LOC139838077 gene encoding uncharacterized protein At4g02000-like; protein product: MAATRESGEGSGASGGLGASASLEELLRSLKLSGADIGGISVAKEEVEALKEGTKWMAVMRLLSSKTFSAASLKKTMEFAWAPAQEVTFRDLEEDNRFLVQAQCLGDWQRITEQGPWIFRDHGLLIEKYDGCCKASSVPLNRIQAWVQIHDIPELFRKRQIMEELAANIGEVISVDMSGGVFVRARVWLDVRRELTRFVTIKPEGAEVVVMRVKYEKIPRFCAICGHLGHVKEECGTGEHTGV